Proteins co-encoded in one Opitutus terrae PB90-1 genomic window:
- a CDS encoding type I polyketide synthase, producing the protein MSAPVPEPAKFNPQRLLRALDEAAEKLVAVERARTEPIAIIGLGCRLPGGVRDAAGFWELLRAGVDATSEVPADRWDADALYDPNSDAPGKICTRRGAFLDEVDRFDAAYFGVSPREAAAMDPQQRLLLEVAHEALDSAGGLGDRFEQNATGVFVGITNNDYGQLLKAHAGDRPLDAYFITGNAPNAAAGRISYLLGLRGPSLSVDSACSSSLVTVHLACQSLRSGECALALAGGVNLILAPDASAALSRARMLAPDGRCKTFDAAADGYARGEGCGMVVLKRLGDAQRDGDCILAVIRGSTVNQDGPSSGFTVPSGAAQRQLLRAALAAARLTPAEIDYVEAHGTGTALGDPIEVGALADVYGPQRPADRPLLLGSVKTNIGHLESAAGIAGLMKVVLSLWHRQLPGHLHFREPSPRIPWSKVPVSVVRSLRDWADPGRPRRAGVSSFGVSGTNAHLILEEAPVAATPRALPLPKRRFHGERHWALPPVGTRTSADWLYSIDWREQPRRERSATTAQFAPPEQLGAKLRDWLAGTALGERDAAYAGCLAALERIAAGFARDAVAELGGHGEGMLPGYARLFARLQQLAEKPDAAANPSAAIDALVSQVPAARTEATLLARCGARLPEVLRGQVDPLTLLFPANEPITVATLYGATPTAQAINALVGSTIRSLVTGDRPLRVLEIGAGTGGTTAAILPALPGANVEYVFTDVSPVFVAQARARYGDRPWIRAEQLDIERDPLTQGFAAGEFDLVVAANVLHATRDVAASLQNVRRLLARDGVLLLLEVTAPLALLDLIFGLTEGWWRFADAPLRREHPLLSRERWAEVLGTTGFASPEAFAFPAAQGEIFAQQSVIVARASGAAPAAAADAGRWLIVGEPGLPRFDALAASLERAGAVCERVAPSADVAARWSARTDWCGAIHAAALDATDPLQPEPLASALRLAQALAAQPARLFFVTADAIGTSADDAVGGLAGAALWGFARTVAQEHPELQPTCLDLDEQTDLDAIAMEILRPEPETQIAWRRGWRRVARLVHAPTAGSGTAKRAAISPDATYLIVGGLGGLGVPLARWLVDRGARHLVLASRSAGGEQASGVIAEFATRGATLRCEPMDVSSESDVARVLARIAATPWPLRGVVHAAGVLDDGVLRQLTWSRFQRVLAPKLAGAWQLHRLTAELPIDWTAYFSSATATVGAPGQANHAAANAFLDALAQHRTARGALTLSIAWGPWSEIGAAAERSVGARVKAKGFGTIAPAKGWRVLESLFDAMPTQVAVMPVTWADVPAAFTAMPFFADVRSVGSAEPSLATGAAEEWGQLAPTLRAQRLLAEVRTQVAGVLGLDHAERVDPAVGFFALGMDSLTSVELRNRLQTRLGRALPSTLAFDHPTAEKLAAFLGSLWDPASPERATRTGTDLPVAQSPGAATAGHEASPPLAVIGYALRFPGADTPEKLWELLRQGVDAISEVPRERWDIDAFYDPDPAAPGKMVTRCGGFVSGAEQFDAGFFGISPREAEHMDPQQRLLLETAWEALERAGVAADALAGTPTGVFVGIGSQDYSQLLVARGLDTLDPYVGSGNAHSVAAGRLAYTLGLQGPAVAIDTACSSSLVAIHLAAQSLRTGECEVALAGGVNLLLSPFITVNHSRARMLAPDGRCKAFDASADGFVRSEGCGIVVLKRLDAAQRDSDRILAVLRGSAVNQDGRTSGLTVPSGPAQQAVIRAALRQAGVTPAEVGYVEAHGTGTSLGDPIELGALQAVFGEGRPRGAPLRVGSIKTNLGHLESAAGVAGLIKAVLVLQHREIPPHLHFKNPTPHVPWSECALEVPTQPTPWPVAAGAGPRIVGVSSFGFGGTNAHLVLSEPPEQTAGASNTSGLDGVPLLLSARSEPALQALAQRYETFLRGTGETWPVICCTAAIARSAFRHRLAVTADRADKAAERIAAYLRGAATPDVFSGTVGEPPKVAFLFSGQGSLYAGAGRELFAHEPVYRAALEECRAIVQARAGWDVVAALESEEKLSHTEFGQVALFALQYALARTWQAWGVQPAVVLGHSVGEYAAACVAGVFTTEAALALLIERARLMGELPEDGAMLAVTGTEADVEEILARGDVELGAVNSPRQVVLTGERRRIEAARAELKARGVRAQLLAVRQGYHSRQMEPTLPAFRRAAAATAFRSERTCEFVSGVTGDVAGAELGTADYWVKQIRQPVRFGAAAAAAERAGAQVVIEVGPRGLLIALAQQTWTAGATEWLTSLRPGRGESAQLRASAGQAWVRGVPVRWREVIGRRTLGRAELPTYPFQRRRYWFEEGPTDTAAVVPAPAYVVGWEPQPAPPRGVHADGAWCIVGDNLELAAELRRFGEPVTDDPASAQRGVVWCAAGEESDGPQLQAVLRAVRAPARLWVVTRGAVAVDEVDGKNVRSAAAVAWSAAKIAALEYPELRVTRIDLGADVSMTTLAVELRADHADDDVALRTAGRFGARLREHPLPATRFVPRADGTYLITGGLGALGMRIAEWLVERGARHLLLLGRRGPSAAAEATLQRWRVQGVTVTAQAVDVADRDALAAVLSGCTPPLRGVFHAAGVAGEKPLNELTPADWEAGLRGKGQGARALDELTADQTLDVFVLFSSIASVWGSKAQAHYAAANGWLDALAVRRRAQGRPALSVSWGAWAGGGMATAEAASRLEAAGVRLLAPSSALAALERALTGDAPHVVVASVDWPRFRSIYEARGARSLFEALPTMDTTVSAPAAATVAAVVSAVRAAAPDQQLPLLRAYVQQVLAAILKLAPGELPDARQGFADLGVDSLMAVELKNRLARELGVTLPATLAFDYPDVERLARNLLTRLAPDASVTAGPTNDARQITEAQIAAASDAEVEALLLKKLKKL; encoded by the coding sequence ATGAGCGCGCCTGTGCCGGAACCCGCGAAGTTCAACCCGCAGCGGCTGCTGCGCGCGCTGGACGAGGCGGCGGAAAAACTCGTCGCGGTCGAGCGCGCGCGGACCGAGCCGATCGCGATCATCGGTCTGGGCTGCCGGCTGCCCGGCGGCGTGCGTGACGCGGCGGGTTTTTGGGAACTGCTGCGCGCGGGCGTCGACGCTACGAGCGAGGTGCCCGCTGACCGCTGGGACGCGGACGCGCTCTACGATCCGAACAGCGACGCGCCAGGGAAGATCTGCACGCGGCGCGGCGCGTTTCTCGACGAGGTGGACCGGTTTGACGCGGCCTACTTCGGCGTGTCGCCGCGTGAGGCGGCCGCGATGGATCCGCAGCAGCGGTTGCTGCTCGAGGTGGCGCACGAGGCGCTGGACAGCGCCGGCGGGCTGGGCGATCGCTTCGAGCAGAATGCGACCGGCGTGTTCGTGGGCATCACGAACAACGACTACGGCCAGCTGCTCAAGGCGCACGCGGGTGACCGGCCGCTCGACGCGTATTTCATCACCGGCAACGCGCCGAATGCCGCGGCCGGCCGGATCTCGTATCTGCTCGGGCTGCGCGGACCGTCGCTCTCGGTCGACTCGGCGTGCTCGTCGTCGCTCGTGACCGTGCATCTGGCCTGTCAGTCGTTGCGCAGCGGCGAGTGTGCGCTGGCGCTGGCGGGCGGCGTGAACCTGATCCTCGCACCGGACGCTTCGGCGGCGTTGTCGCGCGCGCGGATGCTGGCGCCGGACGGCCGCTGCAAGACGTTCGATGCGGCGGCCGACGGCTATGCGCGCGGCGAGGGCTGCGGCATGGTCGTGTTGAAACGCCTCGGCGACGCCCAGCGCGACGGCGATTGCATCCTCGCCGTAATCCGCGGCAGCACGGTGAACCAGGACGGGCCGAGCAGCGGGTTCACCGTGCCGAGCGGCGCGGCGCAGCGGCAGTTGCTCCGCGCGGCGCTGGCGGCGGCGCGGCTCACGCCGGCGGAGATCGATTACGTGGAGGCGCACGGCACGGGGACAGCGCTCGGCGATCCGATCGAGGTCGGCGCGCTCGCCGACGTCTACGGTCCGCAGCGGCCGGCGGACCGGCCGTTGCTGCTTGGGTCGGTGAAGACCAACATCGGTCACCTCGAGTCGGCCGCCGGCATCGCGGGGTTGATGAAGGTCGTGCTGTCGCTCTGGCATCGTCAGCTGCCGGGACACCTGCATTTCCGCGAACCCTCGCCGCGGATACCGTGGAGTAAGGTGCCGGTTTCGGTCGTGCGCTCGCTGCGTGACTGGGCCGATCCCGGCCGGCCGCGCCGGGCGGGCGTGAGTTCGTTCGGCGTGAGCGGCACGAACGCGCACCTGATCCTCGAGGAAGCGCCGGTCGCCGCAACACCGCGCGCACTGCCGTTGCCGAAACGACGATTTCACGGCGAGCGCCACTGGGCGTTGCCGCCGGTCGGAACGCGAACGTCCGCCGACTGGCTTTACTCGATCGACTGGCGCGAACAGCCGCGACGCGAACGCAGCGCAACCACCGCGCAGTTTGCGCCGCCGGAGCAACTCGGTGCGAAGTTGCGCGACTGGCTCGCAGGGACTGCGCTCGGCGAACGCGACGCGGCTTATGCCGGATGTCTGGCCGCGCTGGAGCGGATCGCCGCGGGATTCGCGCGCGACGCCGTGGCGGAGCTCGGCGGCCACGGCGAGGGCATGTTGCCCGGTTACGCGCGGCTGTTCGCGCGATTGCAGCAGCTCGCGGAAAAACCCGACGCCGCGGCGAATCCGTCGGCTGCGATCGACGCGCTGGTGTCGCAGGTGCCAGCGGCGAGGACGGAGGCGACGCTGCTCGCACGATGCGGCGCACGGCTGCCGGAGGTGCTGCGCGGGCAGGTCGATCCGCTCACGCTGTTGTTTCCCGCGAATGAACCGATTACCGTGGCAACGCTCTACGGAGCGACGCCGACGGCGCAGGCGATCAACGCGCTTGTGGGTTCCACGATTCGTTCGCTGGTGACGGGGGATCGTCCGCTGCGCGTGCTCGAGATCGGCGCCGGCACCGGCGGCACCACGGCCGCGATCCTGCCGGCGCTGCCCGGAGCGAACGTCGAATACGTGTTCACGGATGTGTCGCCGGTGTTCGTGGCGCAAGCGCGCGCGCGCTACGGCGATCGGCCTTGGATCCGCGCCGAGCAGCTCGACATCGAGCGCGATCCACTGACGCAGGGCTTTGCCGCCGGCGAATTCGATCTCGTGGTCGCGGCGAACGTCCTGCATGCCACGCGCGACGTCGCCGCGTCGCTGCAGAATGTGCGCCGGCTGCTGGCGCGTGACGGCGTCCTCCTGCTGCTCGAGGTCACCGCGCCGCTCGCGTTGCTCGACCTGATCTTCGGATTGACGGAAGGGTGGTGGCGGTTCGCGGACGCGCCGTTGCGTCGCGAGCATCCGTTGCTCTCACGCGAACGCTGGGCCGAGGTGCTCGGCACGACCGGGTTTGCGTCGCCGGAAGCCTTCGCGTTTCCGGCGGCCCAAGGAGAGATCTTCGCGCAGCAGTCGGTGATCGTGGCGCGCGCAAGCGGCGCCGCGCCTGCCGCTGCGGCTGACGCCGGTCGCTGGCTGATCGTCGGCGAGCCCGGATTGCCGCGGTTCGACGCGCTTGCGGCGTCACTCGAGCGTGCCGGTGCGGTGTGCGAGCGCGTCGCTCCGTCGGCGGACGTGGCGGCGCGGTGGTCGGCACGGACCGACTGGTGCGGGGCGATTCACGCGGCGGCGCTGGACGCGACGGATCCGCTCCAGCCGGAACCGCTGGCCAGCGCGCTGCGGCTGGCGCAGGCGCTCGCGGCCCAGCCGGCGCGGCTGTTCTTTGTCACGGCGGACGCGATCGGGACGAGCGCGGACGACGCGGTCGGTGGACTGGCGGGTGCGGCGCTCTGGGGTTTTGCGCGGACCGTCGCGCAGGAGCATCCGGAACTGCAGCCGACGTGCCTCGACCTCGACGAGCAGACGGACCTCGACGCGATCGCCATGGAGATCCTGCGGCCGGAGCCGGAAACGCAGATCGCGTGGCGGCGCGGGTGGCGCCGGGTGGCGCGGCTCGTGCACGCGCCGACCGCGGGAAGCGGCACGGCGAAGCGGGCCGCGATCTCGCCCGATGCCACCTATCTCATCGTCGGTGGGCTTGGCGGACTCGGAGTTCCGCTGGCGCGCTGGCTGGTCGACCGCGGCGCGCGGCATCTGGTGCTGGCGAGTCGGTCGGCGGGCGGCGAGCAGGCGTCGGGCGTGATCGCGGAATTTGCCACACGCGGCGCTACGCTCCGCTGCGAGCCGATGGACGTGTCGAGCGAGAGTGACGTTGCCCGTGTGCTGGCGCGGATCGCCGCGACGCCGTGGCCGCTGCGCGGAGTGGTGCACGCGGCGGGCGTGCTCGATGACGGCGTGCTGCGGCAGCTGACGTGGTCGCGGTTTCAGCGCGTACTCGCGCCGAAGCTGGCGGGCGCGTGGCAACTGCACCGGTTGACGGCGGAGTTGCCGATCGACTGGACGGCTTATTTTTCGTCGGCCACGGCGACGGTCGGCGCGCCGGGCCAGGCGAATCATGCGGCGGCGAACGCGTTCCTCGATGCGCTGGCGCAGCATCGCACCGCGCGCGGAGCGTTGACGTTGAGCATCGCATGGGGCCCGTGGTCGGAGATCGGAGCGGCGGCGGAGCGGTCCGTCGGCGCGCGGGTGAAGGCGAAAGGCTTCGGCACGATCGCGCCGGCGAAGGGCTGGCGCGTGCTGGAGTCGCTCTTCGACGCGATGCCGACGCAGGTGGCGGTGATGCCCGTGACGTGGGCGGACGTGCCGGCGGCGTTTACGGCCATGCCGTTTTTCGCGGACGTCCGGAGCGTCGGCTCCGCCGAGCCGAGCCTGGCGACCGGCGCTGCGGAGGAGTGGGGGCAACTCGCACCGACGCTGCGGGCGCAGCGGCTGCTGGCGGAAGTGCGGACGCAGGTCGCGGGCGTGCTGGGGCTGGATCACGCCGAGCGCGTGGATCCCGCGGTGGGCTTTTTCGCGCTGGGAATGGATTCGCTCACGTCGGTGGAGCTGCGGAACCGGCTGCAGACGCGGCTCGGCCGGGCGTTGCCGTCGACGCTGGCGTTTGACCATCCCACCGCCGAAAAGCTGGCTGCATTTCTCGGCTCGCTCTGGGATCCGGCCTCGCCGGAGCGGGCGACGCGCACCGGGACGGATCTGCCGGTGGCACAATCGCCTGGCGCCGCGACCGCGGGTCACGAGGCAAGCCCGCCGCTCGCCGTGATCGGCTACGCGCTGCGGTTTCCGGGCGCGGACACGCCGGAAAAGCTGTGGGAGCTGCTGCGCCAGGGGGTGGACGCGATTTCCGAGGTGCCACGCGAACGGTGGGACATCGACGCGTTCTACGATCCGGATCCGGCGGCGCCTGGCAAGATGGTCACGCGCTGCGGCGGATTCGTGTCCGGCGCGGAGCAGTTCGATGCGGGCTTCTTTGGCATCTCGCCGCGCGAGGCCGAGCACATGGATCCGCAGCAGCGGCTCCTCCTCGAAACGGCGTGGGAAGCGCTCGAGCGCGCGGGCGTGGCGGCCGACGCGCTGGCGGGCACGCCGACCGGAGTGTTTGTCGGCATCGGCAGTCAGGACTATTCGCAACTGCTCGTCGCGCGCGGGCTGGATACGCTCGATCCGTACGTTGGCTCGGGCAATGCGCACAGTGTCGCGGCGGGCCGGCTGGCGTATACGCTCGGGTTGCAGGGCCCGGCGGTCGCGATCGACACGGCGTGCTCGTCGTCGCTCGTCGCAATCCATCTCGCCGCGCAGAGCCTGCGCACGGGCGAGTGCGAAGTGGCGCTGGCCGGCGGTGTGAACCTGCTCCTGTCGCCCTTCATCACGGTCAACCACTCGCGCGCGCGGATGCTCGCGCCGGACGGCCGCTGCAAGGCCTTTGACGCGTCGGCCGACGGCTTCGTGCGGTCGGAGGGCTGCGGCATCGTGGTGCTGAAGCGACTCGATGCGGCGCAGCGCGACAGCGACCGGATCCTCGCGGTGCTGCGCGGCAGCGCGGTGAACCAGGACGGCCGCACCAGCGGTCTCACCGTGCCGAGCGGACCCGCGCAACAAGCCGTGATCCGCGCCGCACTGCGGCAGGCCGGCGTCACCCCGGCTGAAGTTGGTTACGTCGAGGCGCACGGCACGGGCACGTCGCTCGGCGATCCGATCGAGCTCGGTGCGCTGCAGGCGGTGTTCGGCGAGGGACGTCCGCGGGGGGCGCCGTTGCGCGTCGGCTCGATCAAGACGAACCTCGGCCATCTTGAATCCGCCGCCGGCGTGGCGGGACTGATCAAGGCGGTGCTGGTGCTGCAGCATCGCGAGATTCCACCACACCTGCATTTCAAGAATCCGACGCCGCATGTGCCGTGGTCCGAGTGCGCGCTCGAGGTGCCCACACAGCCCACGCCTTGGCCGGTCGCGGCGGGCGCGGGACCGCGGATCGTCGGCGTGAGCTCGTTTGGGTTTGGCGGAACGAACGCGCACCTTGTGCTGAGCGAGCCGCCAGAGCAGACGGCCGGCGCCTCGAACACGAGCGGGCTCGACGGCGTGCCGCTGCTCCTGTCCGCGCGCAGCGAACCCGCGTTGCAGGCGCTGGCGCAGCGTTATGAGACCTTCCTGCGAGGCACGGGGGAAACGTGGCCGGTGATCTGCTGCACCGCGGCGATCGCGCGGTCTGCCTTCCGTCACCGGCTCGCGGTGACCGCCGATCGCGCCGATAAGGCGGCGGAGCGGATCGCGGCTTACCTGCGCGGCGCAGCAACGCCGGACGTTTTCAGCGGAACCGTCGGCGAGCCGCCGAAGGTGGCGTTCCTGTTTTCCGGCCAGGGTTCACTCTACGCGGGAGCCGGGCGCGAATTGTTCGCGCACGAGCCGGTGTATCGCGCCGCGCTGGAGGAGTGTCGCGCGATCGTGCAGGCGCGCGCGGGCTGGGACGTCGTGGCCGCGCTCGAATCGGAGGAGAAGCTGAGTCACACCGAGTTCGGCCAGGTGGCGCTGTTCGCGCTGCAGTACGCGCTCGCGCGGACGTGGCAGGCATGGGGCGTGCAGCCGGCGGTCGTGCTGGGACACAGCGTCGGCGAATACGCGGCGGCGTGCGTGGCGGGCGTGTTTACGACCGAGGCGGCGCTGGCGTTGCTCATCGAACGCGCGCGGCTGATGGGCGAGTTGCCCGAGGACGGCGCGATGCTGGCGGTCACTGGCACCGAGGCTGACGTGGAGGAGATCCTGGCGCGCGGCGACGTCGAACTGGGCGCGGTCAACAGCCCGAGGCAAGTGGTGCTCACGGGCGAACGGCGCCGCATCGAGGCGGCGCGGGCGGAGCTCAAGGCGCGCGGCGTGCGCGCGCAACTGCTCGCGGTCCGGCAAGGCTATCATTCGCGGCAGATGGAGCCCACGCTGCCAGCATTTCGGCGCGCAGCGGCAGCGACGGCGTTTCGCAGCGAACGGACGTGCGAGTTCGTTTCCGGTGTGACGGGCGACGTGGCGGGTGCGGAACTCGGGACGGCCGACTACTGGGTGAAACAGATTCGCCAGCCGGTGCGGTTTGGCGCGGCAGCCGCAGCAGCGGAACGCGCCGGCGCGCAGGTGGTGATCGAGGTCGGTCCGCGGGGTTTGCTGATCGCGCTGGCGCAGCAGACGTGGACGGCTGGAGCGACGGAGTGGCTGACGAGTCTCCGACCCGGTCGCGGCGAATCGGCGCAATTGCGTGCGAGTGCCGGACAGGCCTGGGTGCGTGGCGTGCCCGTGCGGTGGCGCGAGGTGATTGGTCGGCGGACGTTGGGTCGCGCCGAGCTGCCCACGTATCCTTTCCAGCGACGACGGTACTGGTTCGAAGAGGGTCCGACCGACACAGCCGCTGTGGTGCCAGCTCCCGCCTACGTGGTCGGCTGGGAGCCGCAGCCGGCACCGCCGCGCGGCGTGCACGCGGACGGTGCGTGGTGCATCGTCGGCGATAATCTCGAACTGGCGGCCGAACTGCGCCGGTTCGGCGAGCCGGTCACCGACGATCCGGCCTCCGCGCAGCGCGGGGTCGTGTGGTGTGCGGCGGGCGAGGAATCGGACGGACCGCAGCTGCAGGCCGTGTTGCGCGCGGTGCGCGCGCCGGCGCGGCTGTGGGTGGTAACCCGCGGCGCGGTGGCAGTCGACGAAGTGGACGGCAAGAACGTGCGCTCGGCGGCGGCGGTGGCGTGGTCCGCGGCGAAAATCGCGGCGCTCGAGTATCCGGAACTGCGTGTCACCCGCATCGATCTGGGTGCGGACGTGTCCATGACCACGCTGGCGGTCGAACTACGGGCGGATCACGCCGACGACGACGTGGCGCTGCGCACGGCCGGCCGGTTCGGTGCGCGGCTGCGCGAGCATCCGCTGCCGGCAACTCGGTTTGTGCCGCGAGCCGACGGAACCTATCTCATCACCGGCGGACTGGGCGCGCTGGGAATGCGTATCGCCGAGTGGCTGGTGGAACGCGGCGCGCGGCACCTGCTGCTGCTTGGACGACGCGGACCGTCGGCCGCAGCGGAGGCGACGCTCCAGCGCTGGCGGGTGCAGGGCGTGACGGTGACGGCGCAGGCGGTGGACGTGGCGGATCGCGACGCGCTCGCCGCGGTTTTGAGCGGTTGCACACCGCCGCTGCGCGGCGTGTTTCATGCCGCGGGCGTGGCGGGCGAGAAGCCGTTGAACGAATTGACGCCGGCGGACTGGGAGGCGGGGCTGCGCGGAAAAGGACAGGGCGCGCGCGCGCTCGACGAACTCACCGCAGACCAGACACTCGATGTGTTCGTGCTGTTCTCCTCGATCGCGTCGGTGTGGGGTTCGAAGGCGCAGGCGCACTACGCTGCGGCGAACGGCTGGCTCGACGCGCTGGCGGTGCGACGACGCGCGCAGGGACGACCAGCGCTGAGCGTGAGTTGGGGCGCGTGGGCGGGTGGCGGGATGGCGACCGCGGAGGCGGCGAGCCGGCTCGAGGCGGCGGGCGTGCGACTGCTCGCGCCGTCGTCGGCGCTGGCGGCACTGGAACGCGCGCTCACCGGCGATGCGCCGCACGTGGTGGTGGCATCGGTCGACTGGCCGCGATTCCGGTCGATCTACGAAGCGCGCGGGGCGCGTTCGCTGTTCGAAGCGCTGCCCACCATGGACACGACGGTGTCGGCGCCGGCGGCAGCGACGGTTGCGGCGGTCGTGTCCGCGGTCCGTGCCGCCGCGCCCGACCAGCAGCTGCCGTTGCTGCGCGCTTACGTGCAGCAGGTGCTCGCCGCGATCCTGAAGCTCGCGCCCGGCGAGTTGCCGGACGCGCGGCAGGGGTTCGCCGACCTCGGCGTGGATTCGCTGATGGCGGTCGAACTGAAGAACCGGCTCGCGCGCGAACTGGGGGTGACGCTGCCGGCCACGCTGGCGTTCGACTATCCGGACGTGGAGCGGCTCGCGCGGAATCTGCTGACGCGACTCGCTCCCGATGCTTCGGTCACCGCCGGGCCGACGAACGACGCCCGCCAGATCACCGAGGCGCAGATCGCCGCGGCGTCGGACGCGGAGGTCGAGGCGCTGTTGTTGAAGAAGCTGAAGAAGCTGTGA
- a CDS encoding 4'-phosphopantetheinyl transferase family protein translates to MSEGASLELGANEIHMWSFGLEASEPEVVRCSSCLSTNEQTRAAAFRRPQDRVHYVVAHAALRERLAGYLGCAPAALGFRTGPHGKPELGEGFPATLRYNLSHSGGRALLAVARGCEVGVDLEQMNRDVDMAGVVATHFSATEQRTWAALPPSQKPAGFFHGWVRKEAYVKARGEGLLRNGAAYTVELDPARPAALLADVLVPDAPAHWRIEGLEVAAGFAAALAYAGPVRRVVVREL, encoded by the coding sequence GTGAGCGAAGGTGCGTCACTCGAGTTGGGCGCAAACGAAATCCACATGTGGAGCTTCGGGCTGGAGGCGTCGGAGCCCGAGGTGGTGCGATGCTCGAGCTGCCTCTCGACCAACGAGCAGACGCGCGCCGCGGCGTTTCGGCGGCCGCAAGATCGCGTTCACTACGTGGTGGCGCATGCGGCGCTGCGCGAGCGGTTGGCGGGCTACCTGGGCTGCGCGCCGGCGGCGCTGGGCTTCCGCACGGGGCCACACGGCAAGCCGGAACTGGGCGAGGGGTTTCCCGCGACCCTGCGGTATAACCTTTCGCATTCGGGCGGCCGCGCACTGCTGGCCGTCGCGCGCGGCTGCGAGGTCGGCGTGGATCTCGAACAGATGAACCGCGACGTCGACATGGCGGGGGTGGTGGCAACGCATTTTTCCGCGACGGAGCAGCGTACATGGGCGGCGCTGCCGCCCTCGCAGAAGCCAGCGGGCTTTTTTCATGGCTGGGTGCGGAAGGAGGCGTACGTGAAAGCGCGCGGCGAAGGGCTGCTGCGCAATGGCGCGGCCTATACGGTCGAGCTCGACCCGGCACGTCCCGCCGCGCTGCTGGCCGACGTGCTGGTGCCCGATGCTCCGGCGCACTGGCGGATCGAGGGGCTGGAGGTCGCGGCCGGATTCGCGGCGGCGCTTGCGTATGCCGGACCCGTGCGGCGCGTCGTCGTGCGCGAGCTCTGA